Part of the Planococcus plakortidis genome is shown below.
ACCGCGCATGATTTTCCTCATTGTTATAATGCCGTTCGAGGTACTGCAAGAGTTTCTCCTGATTGAAAAACTCTTGCACATATCCTTGCTGAAAAGTCGAATGAATCATTTTGTAGAACTTTTCTTCTCTCATCCAGTGGCGGATCGGCACGGGAAACCCTAACTTTTTCCGCTTGGCCCAGTCTTCTGGAAGATTTTTCAGGGCTGCTTCCCGCAAAGCAACTTTCGACTTGCCATAATCGACCCGCATGCTTTCCGGCAATTGCCTTGCCGTTTCAAATACCTTCTTGTCCAAGAACGGCACACGCAACTCAATCGAATGGGCCATACTCATCTTATCTGCTTTCAGAAGGATAGCTCGAGGCAACCACAACTCCAAATCAAGCGCCTGCATTTTATCCGTTTCATTGTAATAATTCATTTTCGAATACTGCGGGTCCACCACTTCCTGTACAGAAGGGCCAGCTTGATAGTCGGTTTTCAAAATTCCAAGCGCATCTTTCTCACTCCACACAAGCGCATGGCCAATGAAACGCTCTTCAATCGGCTGGATGGCTTTTTGGAAAAACTTTCGATACGGGTTTGATTGCGGCAAGGCATTCGATACTTGTGCAAGCGTATGTTGGACAGCTTTCGGCAATCGCCGGTACGAATTCAGCTTTTTAGAAGGCTGATACCATTCGTATCCCCCGAATAATTCATCCGCCCCTTCACCAGATAAAATAACGGTCACGTCTTTGCTGGCCATTTCATTCAAAAAGTACAATGGAATAATCGACGGATCGGAATGCGGCTCGTCCATATGCCATTGGATTTGGGGAAAGACGTCAAAACTTTCCTGCGCACTTACATATCGCTGTTCGATTTCGACTCCCAGCTGCCCTGCTAAATCCACAGCCAGTTTGGTCTCATCAAACATATCTTCATAATCCTCAAATCCCACGGTAAAGGATTTTTGTGGCTTCAGCAAAGAGGTGATGTAGCTCGAGTCGATCCCACCTGATAAAAAAGATCCTACCGGAACATCGCTTACTCTATGCGCGTCGACAGATTCGGCGACAGCTTGCTGGATGTCTTCGATGTATTCCCCGTAACTTTTACGTTGTTCCTTAAATTCACAGGAGAAATAAGCGACCGTACGGGTCTCTTCACCTTTTTCCATCACGAGATAAGTTCCTGGCTGCACACGATATACGCCTTCAAAAAATGTCTCTTCCATCACCGAGTACTGGAAAGTTAAATAGGGTTTTAACGCCCGTTTGTTCAGCTTTTTCACAAATCCTGGATGCTCCATGAACGATTTGATCTCAGAAGCGAACAAGAATGAGCCATCGGAGGTTTTTGTGTAATATAAAGGCTTAATCCCAAATGGGTCCCTTGCGGCAATGAACTTTCCGCTCGGTTTATCCCAAATTAGAATCGCGAACATACCGCGTAATTTCCCGATAATGTTCTCCCCGAAATGCAGATATCCCTTCAACAGCACCTCAGTATCGGAAGTCGTTGAAAATTCAAATCCCAGTTCCATCAATTCTGTCCGGATTTCACGGAAATTGTAAATTTCCCCGTTAAATACAAGGACCACCTCTTCAGCTTCCAATGGCTGATTGGCAGCACTTCGTAAATCCAATATGCTCAATCTGGCGAATCCTAGCCCAACTTGACCATCACTGTACACTGATTGGTTATCCGGCCCACGATGGACAATCGGGTCCAACATAGCATTCAGCACAGTTTCGTCATTAGCCCCCGGAGAACCAGGAATAACCCCTATAAATCCACACATACTACATCTCCCCATTTCCATTTCGTTACACATGAGTATAGAAATGAATTATGGAGAAGATATGGAGAGTAATTGCTGATTTATGACCACCAAGAGCTTAGTTCTACATATCCTGATTTTCGATGCTGTATGGAAGCGTCACAATAAACCTTGTTCCTTTGTTTTCTTCACTTTCCATTTGAATGGCACCTGAAATTTGTTTGGCCAGTTCAGAGGCTATAGCCAGGCCAAGCCCAGTCCCGCCGGTCGCACGGGATCGAGATTTGTCCACGCGGTAAAACCGGTCGAATATTAGAGACTGATCACTTTTCGGTATTCCTGCCCCCGTATCTTCGACAATGAATTCAATATGTTCCTCCTTCATCTCGACTTGCAGGTTGACCCATCCCTGTTCTGTATAATTGATTGCGTTCTCCAGCAGATTCAACAAAATCTGTTCGAGCTTCATGCCATCCGTAAAGAATGCATGGTCGTTCCCATTTAACTGTACATTTGCAGCCAAACCTTTTTCGGCAGCTTTCAGTTTCATTTTCGCATGCAAGGATTGGATAAAATCTTCCATGTCCACTTCTTGGATTTGAAGCGTGTATTCCCCTTCTTCCATTTTTGATAAAGCGAATAACTCCTGGATCAATTTCGCAAGTCTTGATGCTTCCCCTTCAATGACCGATGCATAACGGCCCAGCTCTTCGGGTGTTTCGTACTTTCCTTGTTTAATAAGGTTTGCATAGCCAATCAGATAGGAAGTCGGGGTTCTCAATTCGTGAGAAATATTCGCTAAAAATTCACTTCGGGTTTTCCGGTAATTATTCAGCTCCACACTCAAATCGTTGATGGCACTGCCCAAAGAGCCAAGTTCATCTTGGCTGTTCACTTCCACACGTGTAGTTAAATTGCCTTTTGCAATTTCGCGTGTCGCTTTCTCCATTTTGACCAATGGCCTGGATAAATACCAAACAATGAAAAATGTATAACCTATGGCGATCAGGACAGTCGCTGCGATTGCCCGAAACATCCAGTCTCGTACGTTGTGCATCTTATTGTGCAGCTCATCAATGGAAGAAAAAATTATGACTCCCCCTTCAAAGGCCTCATCGTTGAAAATTGGCTCGATAAAATAATAAAAGTTTTCTTCAGTATCTGAGTTATAACGTTCGCCTTCTACAGTTTCCCCATTTTGCAGCTGAGCTATCCATTCATCCGGAAGATGGTTCCCTTCATTGAACTCCATAATATTGCCATGCGTGATGTGTCCGTTCTGGTTTAAAAAAATCACTTCATGTTCGAAGAAAAGATTCAAGTGATGATAGATTTCTTCAGGAGATTGATTTTTTTCTATCCATTCGACTTCCAGGCTTTGGGCGAGAGACTTGACATTATCGTTTAGGTAGATGGAATAGACATTCAGGAATATCCGGTCAATCAAGAATGCAAACGGAATCAGTATGCTCAAGAAAAGGACCATGATCAGCAAACCCAGCTTTAATACAATCCCTTTACGCCTCATCTGCCGTTTCCTTCAAGTCCACTTGATAGCCTAAGCCCCAGACTGTCTTAATGACGGCTAGTTTCGGCTGAAGCTTCCTGAATTTTAGCCGGATGTTCTTGATGTGCGAATCGATGGCCCTTACATCCCGGATTTCTGAATAATCCCATACCAAATCGAGCATTTCTTCGCGTGTGAAGATTTTGTTCGGCGATCCTGTGAGCAATTCAATGATGGCGTACTCTTTCGCCGTAAGCTCCATTTTCTGTCCACAGAAAACTACTTGTTTATCCTGTTTATTGACGACTAATTTTTTATCCTTTAACACAATGATTAAATCATCAGCTACATTTCTTTCAACCTGAGCACTTCTTCTTAACAAGGCATAGACGCGTGCTTTTAATTCTTCGAAATCGAAAGGCTTCACTAAATAATCATCTGCCCCTAGCTGAAGTCCTTTAACCCGATCTTCAACAGCAGATCGTGCCGTCAACATGAGGATGGGCATGGTGGAGTTGCGCCTGATTTCTTTACACACTTCAAACCCGCCCATGAAAGGAATCATGATATCCAATACCAATAAATCAAAAGACTGGTCTTTTGTTATCTGCAGCGCCTGAGCGCCGTCATAGGCAAACACCAGATCGAACTCGCTTTCGAGATGAATACGGATAAGGTCACACATCAATTTCTCATCTTCCACTACCAGAATGCGCTTCATTCGCTTCTTCCTTTCCCACTAACACGGGGCCTTAACACGTTTGCCGCGAAAACCGCCTGATCATGATAAATCCCGTGTTTCAAGTGAAGTACGTAATTTTACTCAGAATAACATATTCCTTAAAATACATTGCGGTTTGTAATAAAGCTGATTACATATTAGTTGAATATATTCTCGTCACGATCCTGTTCTAGCTTTATCTTTTGCATGGCTTGTGACTTAAACCTGAAGAATAAGTAGACCGCACGCAAAGCAATGTCCGCCGCAATCGCCAGCCAAATTCCTGCAATCCCCATTTCTAGATATATGCCGAGAAAATAAATACCCACTATCCGGACTGCCCACATGCCGATTGCTGTGCTGTACATCGGCGACTTCGTATCTCCCAATCCCTGCAACGCCCCTGTTAAAATCAACCCTATAGCTAGCGCAGGCTGAGCAAAAGCATCAATGCGAAGAGCAATAGCAACCATTTCTATCGCTTCAGGATCTTTTGTAAACCACGAGGCATACCACGGAGCCCAGATGAACATCGCAAGACCGATAAAACTCATAAAAACCACTCCGATTGCAGCTGTCAAAATACCATAGCGATAAGCTTCACGCCAATTTCCAGCACCCCAACTATGTCCGACCAAAGTTGTCGCGGCCAGCGCCAGCCCATACCCTGGCATATAAGAAAACATCTCAATATTTCCTGCGATGGTGTGGGCAGCAAATGTCTTTGTCCCAATCACTACAATTAAGCCAAAATAAACAACTTGGCCAAGCCGCATAATCATTCTTTCCACAGCAGCCGGAATGGCTAAATAAATCATTTCCTTTGTATTTTTGTCCCATGAAAATAAGGTGCCGAGCGAAATAGCCAGAACGGATTTCTTCAAATAACGCCACAGTAGCCACGTTCCGACCGCTCGGACGAGAAGTGTAGACCATGCGGCCCCTTCAACCCCCCATCCATTCCACTCCCCCATACCGAAAATCAATACATAATTTAGTGGGATATGGATGATATTGATTATCCACGCAACTTTCATTGGGCTTTTGGTATCGCCCCCGCCCTAAGTATGCTGCTAAGTACAGTCATCCAAGCAAGAAACAACGCACCGCCCCCACCACCTTCAAATAAACGGATCCTATTTGGACCACATTTTCTTCAGCACCGAATAAAGACATAAAAAACTCTGAACCAAACCAGGTCAGGATACTTAATATTATCGCTACTACCGTGGCAAACCCGAGCGATTCCTGTGCAACTTTCCTTGCACCTCCAAGATTACCGGCTCCCAATTTCCGGGCAACAAGCGAAGAAGTTCCCACTCCTAAAGCCATAAAGAGTGCCAAATAGATGGCCAGCACAGCACCAGCTATTCCTACCGCTGTAACTTCCTGCAGCCCGATCCGCGCAATGAACAATGTGTCGACAAAGCCAACCACCGTCTGCAAAACATATTCCACCATCGCCGGCACTGCCAGCAACAAGATGATTTTGATTTTCTCGCTATTCGATTTAGGTTCACTCAATTCGTCCATAGGTTTCACCACTTCATCTTCCCTTCGAGCTACTAATACCATTATGGACTCGAACAAAGTAAAGTGAAAATTCTTTTTATTCAAATTGTACTTTTTTCTATTAATACGCTGGTTATTATCAAAAGTCACAGTCTCAGAGTGTTCACAAAGGTTAACTTCATAAACGAAAAAGAAAAGGAACTTCAAATGAAGTTCCTTCTTCCGATAATTTTTCATATGTTAACTATAAAAATATATTTAATTATCCAAAGTCTTCAAACCTCCGTTTGACTTTAACCTAATACAAAACTGTGCCCCCAAGGTTAAAGAAAATTCAACTTTTGGGAGGCAGTACTTTTCGTGTACGACAATTAAACACGGTGTTAAACAGCTCTATTTCTTAGTTTCAATGTCATCGCATTGATAGCCACGATAACCGTGGACACGGACATCAGAACTGCTCCTGCGGCAGGAGCCAACGTAATCCCAATGGAGGCTAGAACACCCGCCGCTATGGGAATGGCAATAAAGTTATAACCGGCTCCCCACACGAGGTTCTGTTTCATTTTACTGGTTGTTTTATTGGCCAATTCGATAAAGGATTCAATATCGCCTGGATCCGACTGAGTCAAAATCACATCAGCGGAATCGATGGCGACTTGAGTTCCGGCACCGACTGCTATCCCAACGTCTGCTATTGCAAGGGATGGTGCATCGTTGACGCCATCGCCGACCATGATAACCGTTTGTCCATTATTTTTCAGTGATTCCACTAAATCATATTTATCTTGCGGTAATTGATTGGCTCTGTATTCAATGCCCAGTTCCTCTGCTACTCCTTGGGCAGCCGTTTCATTGTCACCTGTAGCCATAATCGGTTTTATATTGTAATGCTTCAATGCCTGTATCAGCGTTCTGCTCGTTTCTTTCAATTCATCGCCTAATGCGACCGTACCGATCGGATTCCCGTCCTCAACTAGTATACTTAATGTTGCCCCTTTGGGAACATCCACCGCTACATCTCTTCCAAGTGCCTTTTGGCTGATCAATTCGTATTTGCGGCCATTGGCGTTTCCTTCTATACCCGCACCCGACACAACATCAATCGAATCAAAGTGGACAGGCTGAATCCCTTGTTTCTCAGCGTATTGGACGATTGACTGGGCGATTGGGTGGCTGGACCCGCCTTCAATCCCTGCCATTAACGCCGCGATTTCGGCTTCGGTATGTTGACCATCCAGTGTTTCCATGTTCAAAACTTTAAATTCGCCAGTAGTCAATGTACCCGTTTTATCCAGTATCATTACATCAGCCTTAGTTGCCAGCTCCAATGCTTCGCGGTCTTTCACCAACAGCCCGCGGCTTGCACCTAAACTGGTGCTTCGTGCAATAACCAGCGGAATGGCAAGGCCGAGAGCGTGTGGACATGCAATGACTAATGTCGTAACCGTAAAAAGAACAGCGGTTTGAATGTCAGCAATGTACAGCCAAACGACAAAAGCGAGGAAAGCCGTCGCAATGGCGATATAAAACAGCCAGCCGGCTACTTTTTGAGCCAGATTTTCAGCTCTTGAAGGTTGATCCTGCGCCTGGCTTATCAGGGTTTGTACTTGGGAAATGAACGATTGGTCGCCGGTTTCCTGTACTTCAAGATATAAGATGCCTGCACCGTTCGTGGAACCGCCGATCACTTTGTCTCCGGCTCCTTTTTCAATGGGTTTAGATTCCCCCGTCAGCAAAGCTTCATTGATCCGCGAGGTGCCTCTTTTGATGATGCCATCGGCAGGGACGTTTTCTCCGGCCTGAACCCGTACAAGGTCTCCGACTTTCAGCTCATTTACGGGACGCGTCTCGATCGAATCATTTTTCAATACCACATGTGCATCTTTCGGCACCAATTCGGCGAGCGATTTTTGCGCGTCTCCTGCTTCTCCGACAGCCTTCATTTCGATCCAGTGTCCAAGGAGCATGATCAACAGCAAGGACGCGAATTCAAAGAAGAAATCCATGATGTGATCGCCGGTTACGTAGCGTACCAGCACGGCGTAAATGCTGTACAAATAGGAAACGGATATCCCTAATGAAATAAGGGCCATCATGCCCGGTGCTTTTTCCTTAAATTCAGCGATTGCACCTTGATAGAAGGGTTTTCCGCCATAAACCAATAAGATAGTTGCTAATACAGCGACAACAATGTCCGAGTAAGGGAAGGTGAATTGAAAGGGAAGCCGAACGTCCATCATCGGCGATAATAACAAAATGACAATGCCCAAGGGCAGCGACTTCAGAAAAATTTCTTTGAAGTTTCCGTGGTGGTGATGTTCATGTCCACTGTGATCATGGCTACTATGATTGTGATGGGCATGATCATTATGAATTTTGGCAGGATTGCTGTCGTCTTGAATGCCTTCTTTCACTTGGTCTTCATGGTACGAATGCCCAACATGTTTGGAATGATCCATTTTACTGTGATCTACCTGTTCGTCTTGATGGTGGTGATGGTCTTTATCATTTTTAGCCATTCAGTGCGCCTCCTCCAAACTAGTGGTTCTTATCCTATTTAACCCTATTTACATTCTTAACATTCACAAAGTTCTTGCCGAATATACCACGCGGGGGTATATTTCATTTAAAAGTAAAGAGTGCTGTGAAAGCACCCTTATACGACGTCATACCCTTGTTCTTCAATCGCTTTCTGAATTTCGTTTAATGATGTCTTGGCAGTATCATAGTCTACTGCCACTTCGCCTTTTTTAAGATCAACTGTCACAGATGAAATCCCTTCGAGTTCACCGACGCCTGTTTCAACCGAGTTTGCACAGTGGCCGCAGGACATACCTTGTACTTTTAATGTTTCAATCATTATTATTCCTCCTAAAGTAATATTTCCTTAAACTTAACATACCCATATAGGGTATATCAAGTGTTTAGTATCATTTTACTTTATCGCTGTTTCCATGACTCTAATTTAGAAGTTCACAATGACCCCCCAAAAAAACCGCACCATTGATTTTAATATTTGATTACTTGTCTATAAAATGTGCAGTTTCTATGGAGTTTCGGTATTTCTGTTTAGTTTGGAAAGGAGAGGGAAATCCAGTAAATGAAGCAAAAATAAGAAATGGAGGTTTTAACATGGCTCATGAACAACATCAGGAATTGATTCGGGCATTACATGATTGTGCAGCGGAATGTAACCATTGTTTTGACGCTTGTCTGCAGGAAGACGATGTGAAGATGCTAGCACAGTGCATTCGATTAGACCGGGAATGCGCGGACATTTGTGCATTTTTGGAACATGCCATTACTCGCAATTCACCGTTCGTTTCCGAACTGGCAGCCGTTTGCGCAACCATTTGCGAAGCTTGCGCAGAGGAATGTGAGAAGCACGCCGATCATCATGAACATTGCAGACGCTGTGCGGAAGCTTGCCGTAGATGTGCAGAAGCTTGCCGTAACGCCGCATAACCTTACTCAAAAAGGCCCGTCGGAAATATTTTCCGACGGACCTTTTCTTTTATCAAGCATCATTCTGCTTCATGGATCCATTTGTAGCCGATTCCCCAAACCGTGAGAAAATGATCATCGACCGGAAAACCGGACTGGCGGATTTTTTCCCGAACATTTCGCACATGCGAATCGATGGTCCGCCCTTCCGTCTCTGAGTCGAATCCCCAAATTAACTGGATCAGCTGCTCCCTCGTAAACACTTTGTCGGCATTCTTCATCAGGTGGCCCACCATCAGAAATTCTTTTGGCGTCAATTTGATGATATGTTTGCCGTACGTAAGTTCAAACCGGTCTTCGTCCCACACCAAACCGTCCACTTCAATGGTATTTTTCGGAGTTCTCCTGCGAAGCAGCGCCCCCATCCGGGCCAGCAACTCATCTTCATTAAACGGCTTTGTGATGTAATCATCCGCCCCGATATTCAATCCCTTAACAATATCCTCCTGTTGTTCCCGCGCCGTCAGCATAATGATTGGCACATCCGAAAATTTCCGGATTTCGCGGCACAGTTCCCAGCCATCCATTTCCGGCATCATGATATCCAGTAAGACGAGATCGAAAGGTTCCGATTCCAAATAGTCGAGGGCTTCATGAGCTCCCAGTGCTTTTTTACAGAGGTACTGATGCGGCTTCAAATATAAAGCCACTAAATCCAGCATTCGGTGTTCATCATCAACCAACAGCACTTTCTGCAAGCGAATCCCCCCTTTTCAATTCTATCAGGACGGTTGTCCCTTGTCCGTACTCACTTTGAAGCGTCATGAGACCACCGTGCGATTCGACGATTTCTTTCGCAATCGCCAGGCCAAGACCGCTTCCTCCGTACTGTCTGGATCTGGATTTATCGACCCGATACAATCGTTCAAAGACAAAAGGAAGATCTTTTTCC
Proteins encoded:
- the asnB gene encoding asparagine synthase (glutamine-hydrolyzing), which gives rise to MEMGRCSMCGFIGVIPGSPGANDETVLNAMLDPIVHRGPDNQSVYSDGQVGLGFARLSILDLRSAANQPLEAEEVVLVFNGEIYNFREIRTELMELGFEFSTTSDTEVLLKGYLHFGENIIGKLRGMFAILIWDKPSGKFIAARDPFGIKPLYYTKTSDGSFLFASEIKSFMEHPGFVKKLNKRALKPYLTFQYSVMEETFFEGVYRVQPGTYLVMEKGEETRTVAYFSCEFKEQRKSYGEYIEDIQQAVAESVDAHRVSDVPVGSFLSGGIDSSYITSLLKPQKSFTVGFEDYEDMFDETKLAVDLAGQLGVEIEQRYVSAQESFDVFPQIQWHMDEPHSDPSIIPLYFLNEMASKDVTVILSGEGADELFGGYEWYQPSKKLNSYRRLPKAVQHTLAQVSNALPQSNPYRKFFQKAIQPIEERFIGHALVWSEKDALGILKTDYQAGPSVQEVVDPQYSKMNYYNETDKMQALDLELWLPRAILLKADKMSMAHSIELRVPFLDKKVFETARQLPESMRVDYGKSKVALREAALKNLPEDWAKRKKLGFPVPIRHWMREEKFYKMIHSTFQQGYVQEFFNQEKLLQYLERHYNNEENHARYIWTIYSFCIWYEQYFLDEEKGEAAKNRDKHPALQGQ
- a CDS encoding sensor histidine kinase is translated as MEFNEGNHLPDEWIAQLQNGETVEGERYNSDTEENFYYFIEPIFNDEAFEGGVIIFSSIDELHNKMHNVRDWMFRAIAATVLIAIGYTFFIVWYLSRPLVKMEKATREIAKGNLTTRVEVNSQDELGSLGSAINDLSVELNNYRKTRSEFLANISHELRTPTSYLIGYANLIKQGKYETPEELGRYASVIEGEASRLAKLIQELFALSKMEEGEYTLQIQEVDMEDFIQSLHAKMKLKAAEKGLAANVQLNGNDHAFFTDGMKLEQILLNLLENAINYTEQGWVNLQVEMKEEHIEFIVEDTGAGIPKSDQSLIFDRFYRVDKSRSRATGGTGLGLAIASELAKQISGAIQMESEENKGTRFIVTLPYSIENQDM
- a CDS encoding response regulator transcription factor yields the protein MKRILVVEDEKLMCDLIRIHLESEFDLVFAYDGAQALQITKDQSFDLLVLDIMIPFMGGFEVCKEIRRNSTMPILMLTARSAVEDRVKGLQLGADDYLVKPFDFEELKARVYALLRRSAQVERNVADDLIIVLKDKKLVVNKQDKQVVFCGQKMELTAKEYAIIELLTGSPNKIFTREEMLDLVWDYSEIRDVRAIDSHIKNIRLKFRKLQPKLAVIKTVWGLGYQVDLKETADEA
- a CDS encoding MATE family efflux transporter, with protein sequence MKVAWIINIIHIPLNYVLIFGMGEWNGWGVEGAAWSTLLVRAVGTWLLWRYLKKSVLAISLGTLFSWDKNTKEMIYLAIPAAVERMIMRLGQVVYFGLIVVIGTKTFAAHTIAGNIEMFSYMPGYGLALAATTLVGHSWGAGNWREAYRYGILTAAIGVVFMSFIGLAMFIWAPWYASWFTKDPEAIEMVAIALRIDAFAQPALAIGLILTGALQGLGDTKSPMYSTAIGMWAVRIVGIYFLGIYLEMGIAGIWLAIAADIALRAVYLFFRFKSQAMQKIKLEQDRDENIFN
- a CDS encoding MATE family efflux transporter, with product MKFLFFFVYEVNLCEHSETVTFDNNQRINRKKYNLNKKNFHFTLFESIMVLVARREDEVVKPMDELSEPKSNSEKIKIILLLAVPAMVEYVLQTVVGFVDTLFIARIGLQEVTAVGIAGAVLAIYLALFMALGVGTSSLVARKLGAGNLGGARKVAQESLGFATVVAIILSILTWFGSEFFMSLFGAEENVVQIGSVYLKVVGAVRCFLLG
- a CDS encoding heavy metal translocating P-type ATPase, whose protein sequence is MAKNDKDHHHHQDEQVDHSKMDHSKHVGHSYHEDQVKEGIQDDSNPAKIHNDHAHHNHSSHDHSGHEHHHHGNFKEIFLKSLPLGIVILLLSPMMDVRLPFQFTFPYSDIVVAVLATILLVYGGKPFYQGAIAEFKEKAPGMMALISLGISVSYLYSIYAVLVRYVTGDHIMDFFFEFASLLLIMLLGHWIEMKAVGEAGDAQKSLAELVPKDAHVVLKNDSIETRPVNELKVGDLVRVQAGENVPADGIIKRGTSRINEALLTGESKPIEKGAGDKVIGGSTNGAGILYLEVQETGDQSFISQVQTLISQAQDQPSRAENLAQKVAGWLFYIAIATAFLAFVVWLYIADIQTAVLFTVTTLVIACPHALGLAIPLVIARSTSLGASRGLLVKDREALELATKADVMILDKTGTLTTGEFKVLNMETLDGQHTEAEIAALMAGIEGGSSHPIAQSIVQYAEKQGIQPVHFDSIDVVSGAGIEGNANGRKYELISQKALGRDVAVDVPKGATLSILVEDGNPIGTVALGDELKETSRTLIQALKHYNIKPIMATGDNETAAQGVAEELGIEYRANQLPQDKYDLVESLKNNGQTVIMVGDGVNDAPSLAIADVGIAVGAGTQVAIDSADVILTQSDPGDIESFIELANKTTSKMKQNLVWGAGYNFIAIPIAAGVLASIGITLAPAAGAVLMSVSTVIVAINAMTLKLRNRAV
- the copZ gene encoding copper chaperone CopZ, whose protein sequence is MIETLKVQGMSCGHCANSVETGVGELEGISSVTVDLKKGEVAVDYDTAKTSLNEIQKAIEEQGYDVV
- a CDS encoding four-helix bundle copper-binding protein, whose amino-acid sequence is MAHEQHQELIRALHDCAAECNHCFDACLQEDDVKMLAQCIRLDRECADICAFLEHAITRNSPFVSELAAVCATICEACAEECEKHADHHEHCRRCAEACRRCAEACRNAA
- a CDS encoding response regulator transcription factor is translated as MQKVLLVDDEHRMLDLVALYLKPHQYLCKKALGAHEALDYLESEPFDLVLLDIMMPEMDGWELCREIRKFSDVPIIMLTAREQQEDIVKGLNIGADDYITKPFNEDELLARMGALLRRRTPKNTIEVDGLVWDEDRFELTYGKHIIKLTPKEFLMVGHLMKNADKVFTREQLIQLIWGFDSETEGRTIDSHVRNVREKIRQSGFPVDDHFLTVWGIGYKWIHEAE